A region from the Euleptes europaea isolate rEulEur1 chromosome 13, rEulEur1.hap1, whole genome shotgun sequence genome encodes:
- the CCDC160 gene encoding coiled-coil domain-containing protein 160 translates to MESSNLHWVETLFSPHFSQDDFLNQAHHPKPLICEKMNIERTSKIKELYSMAMTNFQEESRFHSKDSPSILVKKHEPSLVGTKINNSKEETGGDSAYWGSANLDSGSEKSIEETEGHCIWNAKEFAALKEEMHKEHSESSFLKLQLSFLKTELVQLKDKCKKLVAEFDQTKQELSISRRETLCKTAQLEQIQKQSFKKDTKIEALQQELHEKSASLRSLTADLQQARGEILHLNLHRKDLQQELKKLKEQCHFENKLSAEKVKLQCEAEIRKIQRELEDAKRELDAEKATNAQNAKALEMLKKHFLAQPSPDLAKNLRICFL, encoded by the coding sequence ATGGAAAGTTCAAATCTACACTGGGTAGAGACGCTTTTTTCTCCTCATTTCAGCCAGGATGATTTTTTAAATCAGGCCCATCACCCCAAACCACTGATTTGTGAAAAGATGAATATAGAGAGAACAAGCAAAATAAAAGAACTCTACAGTATGGCAATGACCAATTTTCAAGAAGAAAGCAGGTTCCATAGCAAAGACTCTCCTTCCATACTTGTAAAAAAGCATGAGCCGAGCTTAGTGGGGACAAAGATAAACAATTCAAAGGAGGAAACAGGGGGAGATTCTGCCTACTGGGGATCTGCTAATTTAGATTCTGGATCTGAAAAAAGCATTGAGGAAACAGAAGGTCATTGTATCTGGAATGCAAAGGAATTTGCAGCTTTAAAAGAAGAGATGCACAAGGAGCATTCagaaagcagctttttaaaacttCAGCTGTCCTTCCTAAAGACGGAGCTGGTACAACTTAAAGATAAATGCAAAAAATTAGTAGCAGAATTTGACCAAACTAAACAAGAGTTGAGCATTTCCAGAAGAGAGACTCTTTGCAAGACAGCCCAGTTGGAACAGATTCAAAAACAAAGTTTCAAAAAAGATACTAAGATTGAAGCTTTACAACAAGAGCTGCATGAGAAATCAGCAAGCCTCAGAAGTCTAACTGCAGACTTGCAGCAAGCACGTGGGGAAATTCTGCATTTAAACCTACACAGGAAAGATTTGCAGCAAGAGTTAAAGAAGCTAAAAGAACAGTGCCATTTTGAAAACAAGTTATCTGCAGAAAAGGTGAAACTGCAATGTGAGGCAGAAATCAGAAAAATACAAAGAGAGCTGGAAGATGCTAAAAGGGaactggatgcagaaaaagccacAAATGCTCAAAATGCTAAAGCTTTAGAAATGCTTAAGAAACACTTTTTGGCCCAGCCATCACCTGATCTAGCTAAGAATCTGAGAATTTGTTTTCTTTAA